In Falco rusticolus isolate bFalRus1 chromosome W, bFalRus1.pri, whole genome shotgun sequence, the genomic window TCAAGGTATAAAGTAACTTCTTAACTGTCTTAGCATTTTGACAATATTACTGATAGTCTAAGAACAAGCGTATTTTTGCATCACAACCTGTACActccatttttattctttttctaaaataacttaatctaaatgctttttttgaGGGCACGTGcaaaaactttttctttaaaaacagtaattttaaggAGAAATGTTAACATAAAACATCTTGTGGTCAGACACACAGAAGCAAGAAGTGTATTTCATATGGTTCCCTTATAATGTTTACTTCGTGAACACGGTGACCTGATACGTTTGAACACAGTCTCCATCCAAATGTCTCAAATGTCCTGACGACAGCAAGatgacaaaatgcaaaatgtacaAAACAGAGGAAGTTAGGCAAAGAACATCTACCATTACTCAAATTTAGGCTCAATATTAGCACTATTGCCAGCCTAAAAGATTAGTGATAGCATGGATACATTTACTACCCTTGCAGAAAGCTCTGTCTGAGGTTAACTGTGGGGATTTTGAACTATCACCCTGATTAAAGCCCTTATGACACAGTAAGTCTGAAACTGGGTTCAGACACATATAAATATTCACTCTGAAATGCCAAATATTTGTCCTCGATTGACCAAACAGCCACGGCTGGAACCACTGGCTCAGGCACTCCAAACTGAACAGAACTGGTTTGGGATGTTAACTTTGAAGTCCAGCTTACAGGAAAATCCTAACCATAACTCTACTTAAAATGTGCTTACCACATTTACTTGGCTTCAGTACCATTCCTAAAATCTATCGTTTGCCATTTATGTATTAATAAGCAGCAATATAATACTGGAGAATCTGGAGTATTATCTGATTACgtaagaaaacagcaaaacagaacttCTTATTCCAGTAATAGATATGTATGGGATTTCCGTAGTCTTTCCAAAGCCTTTCATCTGTAGTACTACAAAATGAAACCAGGATGCTATGCCACAGAAGAGGCATACAACATTCCAATGCTAGCTAAGCATTATCTACCTGCAAGATTCACCTGTAACGCTAGAGTGTTGGACTGACACAAAATGCCAGTAATGCTACTTGCCAAGGCCACGAGTTTGCTATTTTGATGagtacagtaaaatattttaactaacTACAATAGAACAAGAAGAATCTACtgtgaaattctgaaattcagcGTGCTTTcttaccattttattttgggCTTAAGGTGACATTAACTTCCAGTTCTCTCATTCCAACccacaccaaaataaaacacagtttgtGAAAATCATCACCTGCCTGCATTTGAAGtcaaagtttcagaaaaaaaaagggttaaaagaaaaatggtgaagGTGGAAAATAAAGATACACAAGAACTATGAGTATGAAGGGAAATGAGCTATGTGGTTTCATGGGAGCTATACACTTGTCTCTGTTAAGTAAGACGAACATTAATTATCCCACGCTTACTactcccccccttccccccacctccccttaACAGATGAGTGTTTCACTCAGCCAGGAAACCTGTCAGTGAGTGGTCCCAGTTGCTTGAACTGGAATATTGATGGAAGTAAAGTATTACAGGAAGGTAACAACTTTatagggaaaatattttaattgctagGGCTGTTTTactactgtttattttaaaagaaacattctaCCTTCATAACAGGAGTTTAAGAAGAACAGGAAGTAACAGCTACTTACTGCTTAGAGTCACGGAAAACATAGAATAGTATATACCATTTCCATTTCAAGAGCAATTAGGTGGGCACTAGAAAGAATAGTAAACTACAAATAACaacttttttcctattatttgtttgcaaaatctgaatatttatttttatttccttcctttcttccaaagTTAAAATATCAATTTGATCTAACTTCCCTGTCCCCTTCTCCCCATAATGGTAGTTTTACAACAAAAAGCCAGTGCCATGCactaagaaggaaaacagaagtcagGAGTATTTCTCGTCCAAGCTTTTCAAAGGGTAACATACAATGAAAAAAGTAccaaaatgtttattaataaaTGCCTATACAGAGTCTTTCTTCAGCAAACACTACCCTTGCAGCAATGCTCTGGACGAAAAATGGACAAAAAGATAATTTATAAAGAAAGCAGGATGTATTGCTCCCACTAAAGCAACTGTTCCATTGAAGTTTCTCTGCTGGGCATTTCAGTACAGCTAGAACACTACAGTATGTAATAAAACACAATGTAAAAAACCAATACAGAATCGAAAACTGCTTCTTGATATATGAAAAGgactatgaaaatatttaattaatttttaagaggGTATTTcaagaaagaacatttaaaactaTGTTTATTAAGagtgttcttttaaaatggagtaacaagaaaataccttcttttcATTCAGTGCTTTGCAGTAACGAGgtgtttatttgggtttttttaatgcatagcCTGTTAAGTAGGTATTAAGGCCTTATTCATACATCAGCTCTTAAAAGAGAGCAAGCTTTCAACAAGAGACACAAACACACTGACAGGTAGAAAGGCAACGCTGACTTGTTTTCTGTACCCTCATGAGCTTTCCTCCCTGAACAGCAGTACCTGTGCACCCACATTTATCTTTCCACCTAACTGCATTCACATTTTGACAATCTATGAAGATCTTGCTTACTTTCCCATATAAAATCCCAGGGTAAGCAGTACCTAACAGGACATGCATAGAGAGcaaactcagcagcagcagggcaaaaGCACCAAACAGAAGTaccagaaaaggcaaaaggtgTTTCTAATCTGTTTAGTTTACCtgtccacagaaaaaaagccccccCCCGAAAGTGAGCACATCACTATATCTTTGGTTattctctattattttttttccattttatccTTACCTCATCCTCCCAACctattttcagtatatttatCTGTCTCTCATCCACTTGCTTTACCTTGGTGATTTAATTGCTTGATTTTACAGTACCAAGAACAGGACTTTCACAAGGCCTACTGGATCTTATCATACCAAATGATACCTAATGGACCTATTAtgaaaaaatgagataaatCTAACACCAATAAGCACCAACAAAGCAGTTAGCTAAAAACCAGTTTCTGAGTATTAAGTAACTCAAGAGCTGGTGCTGAATATACTTATGGTCAGCCATCCAAAACTGCAGCAAGGACAAAATACATTCTGCTAACTTCTTTCTGACAAAAAGCTTCCATAAACTCGCTTTAGGTAGGCACATCTGTATTATCTTACAAACAGAAATTCACTATCATTTCTCTGTGAATCCAGGCAATTTTGGCCTAAGTCTGCTAGCCAGTTAGCAAAGTAGGAGCTGAGCCAGAGCCACACAATCCATATAGTCAAGATCATTTCCACACTCAAATATCTTTACATTACTATCTGTAGTGGTGGGTGCAGTGTAACTGCTTCGTGGCCACAGAACAGCTCTTAAGTTTAGCAAACAGATCTGACAGGAACCTGTCTGCACTTCTATGACTAGTGTATTTTTTCCTAGCTGCAGGACTTAAAAATCTTTATCCTGTACACTGCTGTGTGATTCCCAGGAATATTCCTGAGGCATTCCTGTCTTGGTCAGTCTGAGCATGTTTACAGGTTTTCAGCTTTTGACATAGCAAGCAGCTGCAACACCAAGCTCAACTGAATGCTTTGAAACACACCAGAATCCCTTTTAATTGGCACACCCCTAAAGAAATCCAACTACATAATTTAATTAATGATCTTAACTCTTACAGGTTTATAAAATACATCGCAtactgattaatattttttattgaatgATATGTTTCTTCCAGATTACATAAATTagtaaagaatttaaaaatcgTTTGTAAATTTAACTCATTAGCAATCATAAGAGGAAAGGATAAccaacacaaataaataaatggtcACACAGCAAGAAGTGCATGCTAGTGAACACcacttttcacttttgtttaaGAAAGtcctgaagaaaacagcatgcaTATCCTTTCAATCGAATCAGTGTGCCATTTATTTATTGCCTAGAGTCCCCGTAGATATGAAGAATGCCTAGCTCTCTTATGGtgctttatgaaaataataaaacctgaaaacaaatcaagaaTGAACCACTTAAAACTATCATTCGGATTGAACAGATGGGCTGTTAGTGAGGGTGCCAATTAAGTGGATTCCACAAGATACTCAAGttccaaagcacagaaaggatCATTAAAAATTCTTCGTGAAGACTATTATTACTTTCAGTATTATGATACTCAGCTCTAAGAAAGCTAATGCTAAATTTTAGCAGAAATTAAGTGTCGATTTTGGACTTCAGGCTCTAAGAAATTATAAGAAaactcttatttaaaaaatgttgacatCCACTATGTAAGTGCTTGCAAGatcttttgtggtttttgtttgtaattttaatCACGGAGGTTCAGATAATTAGCAGctaaatgaaagtaaaaacatATCCAAAGTCTCCTAGGTTTATAGATGAAACACTGGAATTTAAACATATGATACTCTACTTGTCCACTTGtgtctgcagcctgctggaaaTGAGTTGCAAGAGATGTCTCATCTTGGAAAACTTCATTACACTCCAAACACTTTAGACTATGTCTACAGAGTTTCGATGGATCTTCATCTAGTGGCATAGCTGGGATGACAGGAGTACTTGATGGGGCCGATATTACTGTCCCAGTTAAGCCAGACTGTATCTTTGTTACAGTATGTGTGCCAACTCCCACAGGGCTTTGAAGCATAGATGTAGCAGTATTGCTTGAAGGAGATGCTATCATTTGATCTGCTGGGACTGGTTTTAAAATCAGGTGTGAACACTGCATTACAACTCCTTTTTCCTTGTGTCCACGAGCATGGGAAAGAAGACTGCACTTATTGTAGAAAACTAAATTTTTTGTACAATGATTACATGTCACTTCAATTCGCACACTCCTCCTGTCATAATGCTGGGTCAGGCTCTTCTCAAGAGCAAATGAGTCGCCACACTCCAAACACTTATAACCTCGTGTTGGTAATGTTATTCCGGCATTGGCAGGGGGACTAAGGTTTGGGATGTAAACTGGTACGGGATTGACGCTACTCAGCACCTTATTGAATGCTTCCACTACAGAACTTTGTAAAGATGACACCACTTGGACTCGAGACACTTTTTTAGAAGGctgtgaggctgctgcagaaattaTTGCCTGCTTGATTTGTTGCTGAGGTTTTGTTAGCACTTGGCGGAGTTCAGAGGTGGTTTGAGCACCTTGAGGCAGAAGATTAAGGTTGGCAAGATGGACTGTCTTTGGCACAAGTTTAGCACTGGCAAGGCTTGATGCTGGCACCACAACAGTCTGCTGCTGTATAGCGTTGGCAGCTTTTATAATGGCGCTACTGGCACtctgcactgaagcagcagaTATCACGGTGGCTTTCACTGTAGTATTGTTCGCAAGCTTCAAATTTATAACTTGTGAACCTGCTGTTTTAACTGCTGAAACAGGGAGAAAGGCAGTAGCCACAGGTTTGATAGTGACCTGTTTTGGTGCAAGTTCTGCAGATGCAACTGCATTGGTGACAACTGTGGACTGGAGAGGAGctctgggaggagaggaaagaacagcagctgaagTTGGTGAGGACAGGAGAGAAGTCATGGAAGTTACCATAGAAGCAGTCTGCTCTGGCTTTTTACCAGACTCCAAATCAACTTCTGGCAATACTCTAGTAACAGTTCTCTTGATCTCCCCAGAAGAAGTCTTGATGGTTTTTATGCGAACTTTAGGAATTGCTGGTGTTGACCCTGCAGGAGAAGATGGAGAACCTTTGCTACTGTTTTCACTTGATACGCTTCTGGGACTATCAGGTGGCTTGATAGATGGCTTTTTAGCACCATCAATGAGACTCTGAGATTCAGGTGATTTTTCAATAGCCCGAGGACTTTCGCTTATGTCTTTTGGTAATGGAGAAGATTCTCCTGAATTAGACTGTAAATCTTTACTGGTATCTGTAGCTGCCTTTTTAGCACTCAGTGCTGCAATTGCAGCAATGCATGAAGAAAGCTTTGCTGATGACTTTGCTTTCGACTGTGAAATGCTGGCAAGATTTGTTTCACCTTTTTCAGTACTCAGTTTTCCATCAAGTACCCTGTTTTCAAGAAGCTTCTCAGAATTGTCTTTTAGCAATTTGTCCTCTGTTTTTCGAGCTTTAAAAGGCTCATAGACACTTAAATTCACGGAGTTTGTCTCTGCCTCTCGTTTAGCAACTTTATCTATACTACTTGAAACTGGGATTCCAGATTTAATCAAGTTCTCTCCTCCAAGTGCCTTTAGTTTGTCATATTCCTGCTGAGATACAGATCCTGCCAAGACATTTGCTCTGAAATTTGCATGCATATCCTCTTTATCTGGGGGGTCATCCACCTCAattttttcatcatcatcaaatTCTTCTGCACTTGATATTGGGCTAAACTGGTTGAAAGCCGAATCTTTCAGTGTAGTCTCAGAAGCTGACCCATCATCTTTAATTGACTTCCCTTCATCTTTACTGTAACTATCAAGAGCTGATGACGTTAGAAAGCCATTATGCAAGCCATTGCCTGTGGAATGGTGGCCATCCTTGTCCACTCCCTCCGAAGAATCAACAGTACGCACATTTTTCACAATGACACTCACACCAACATCAGACGATGATGGGGCATGAGAATCTTCATCTGTGTgagcattttgttttatgtgGCTTTCATGGTCGTCATGTCCAGATTCAATAGCTGCTTTTGGATCTACCATGTCTGGTATGTCAAAGGCTGCAAGAAGGTCATCAAAATCTGGGGTCTTCATATCCCCCATGGTCATGTATTTGATTGTAAGCAAATCTGTAAAATAAGCAGAAAGTCATAATCTCAGTATTTTAAGCTCTAATAGCAGAGTCTTACACAAAGTAAGTGTATGTTCATATATGCCATGCAAGAAGGCGttaatttcacttctgaaatagtattttcagaaattatttgttacAGAACAGTGCTCCAGTGCAAGTGTACAATCAAATTATTACATCAAGAGCTACAGTAGTCCATCAGCTTCACAGGCTATAATGTAGTCATTTCATTTGAGGCACCAATTTCTCTTCAGTGACTTTCTTCCTGTCCCACCTCCTACACTCCACCACATACACTATGATTACAGGAAGATACCTAGACTTTCAAGAAAATTACGTGAGGTACTTGCAATTCCTCTAAGTGTAGATTTTCCTTGACATTTGCATTAACCTGATAAGCCTTCTTGAAGACAGTAACAAATCTGTTTCTATTAACGGTTTAAAAACACTGCACTGTTCTCTGTAAATTGAATTGCTTTGTAAGAATTACAGAGTAAGTGCCTCCCAATgtttgcaatgctttttttcagcaactCTAATGAAGGATGTATCTCCACTACTCCTGACAGGTGTCTTACCTACTTTGAAGACCTCCTGTAACAAGAGATTCTACAACCTCCCATGTAATTTATTCCagcctgttgtggtttaaccccagctggtaactaacATGCAGCCACtactcactcactccccccaggccaacaggatggggaggaaaatcagaagggaatgtaaaactcaagggttgagataagaacaatttaataattaaaataaaaacagtaacagtaataatgaaaacaacagttataatgaaaaggagggagaaggggagagaaatgAAACCCAAAttgaagggagaaaaatcctAAGTGATACAGACTACAACTGCTCACACACCACCagctgaccaatgcccagccagtcccccagcagcgatcaACAGGCCCTGGCCcactccccccagtttatatacccagcACGGcatcctatggtatggaatatccctttggctggttcgggtcagtgtcccctcccaatttcttgtgcccgTCCAGCCTTCTCGTTGGCAGGGTCTGAGAGactgaaaggtccttgacttagtacaaacattactcagcaacaactaaaacttcagtgtgttatcaacattgttctcacaccaaatccaaaacagagcactgcaccagctaccaagaagaaaattaactctatcccagctgaaaccaggacacagtcTATCAcagttttcactgctgtgtgTTTCCTACAGCATAATCTCAATCTTTGTTGATGCGATCCAAATGAATCACATGTGGTTCTATGCACCAATCCTCTTTGCAACAGCACTTTACTCCGAGACCATTATCTCCCTTCAAACTTCTCCTTTTTAGGCTAACCAGCACCAGAACTTAagggttttctttcccctcacaGATAACATTTTCCAGATCCTATTATTAATTGCCACTGGCCTctattggtattttttttccttgcaattcCCAAACCAAACAGGTAACTGACACTTACACAAATGctgtgtaaaaagaaaagctaactTTGAGTATACTTCCTAGATTTAGATCCCACTATGACATTTGCCTCTTTTTCACAGACATTTCAATAATAACATTGTGGTGTGCAGCAGAATCACTTGTAGAGATCTACAAAAATCCAttacagacagattttttttcattttctttcataatcaT contains:
- the ZNF532 gene encoding zinc finger protein 532, producing the protein MTMGDMKTPDFDDLLAAFDIPDMVDPKAAIESGHDDHESHIKQNAHTDEDSHAPSSSDVGVSVIVKNVRTVDSSEGVDKDGHHSTGNGLHNGFLTSSALDSYSKDEGKSIKDDGSASETTLKDSAFNQFSPISSAEEFDDDEKIEVDDPPDKEDMHANFRANVLAGSVSQQEYDKLKALGGENLIKSGIPVSSSIDKVAKREAETNSVNLSVYEPFKARKTEDKLLKDNSEKLLENRVLDGKLSTEKGETNLASISQSKAKSSAKLSSCIAAIAALSAKKAATDTSKDLQSNSGESSPLPKDISESPRAIEKSPESQSLIDGAKKPSIKPPDSPRSVSSENSSKGSPSSPAGSTPAIPKVRIKTIKTSSGEIKRTVTRVLPEVDLESGKKPEQTASMVTSMTSLLSSPTSAAVLSSPPRAPLQSTVVTNAVASAELAPKQVTIKPVATAFLPVSAVKTAGSQVINLKLANNTTVKATVISAASVQSASSAIIKAANAIQQQTVVVPASSLASAKLVPKTVHLANLNLLPQGAQTTSELRQVLTKPQQQIKQAIISAAASQPSKKVSRVQVVSSLQSSVVEAFNKVLSSVNPVPVYIPNLSPPANAGITLPTRGYKCLECGDSFALEKSLTQHYDRRSVRIEVTCNHCTKNLVFYNKCSLLSHARGHKEKGVVMQCSHLILKPVPADQMIASPSSNTATSMLQSPVGVGTHTVTKIQSGLTGTVISAPSSTPVIPAMPLDEDPSKLCRHSLKCLECNEVFQDETSLATHFQQAADTSGQKTCNICQMLLPNQCSFASHQRIHQHKSPYTCPECGAICRSVHFQTHVTKNCLHYTRRVGFRCVHCNVVYSDVAALKSHIQGCHCEVFYKCPICPMAFKSAPSTHSHAYTQHPGIKIGEPKIIYKCSMCDTVFTLQPLLYRHFDQHIENQKVSVFKCPDCSLLYAQKQLMMDHIKSMHGTLKSVEGPPNLGINLPLSTKPTNQNSASHNKEDTKSVNGTEKLEKKSPSPIKKAEPKKIANPGWTCWECDRLFTQRDVYISHMRKEHGKQMKKHPCRQCDKSFSSSHSLCRHNRIKHKGIRKVYTCSHCPDSRRTFTKRLMLEKHIQLMHGIKDPDVKEMTESTNIEEREVKEDIKVPSPKRKLEEPVLEFRPPRGAITQPLKKLKINVFKVHKCAVCGFTTENLLQFHEHIPQHKSDGSSYQCRECGLCYTSHVSLSRHLFIVHKLKEPQPVSKQNGSGEDNQQENKPNHEDESSDSTASDRRCKVCAKTFETEAALNTHMRTHGMAFIKSKRMSSAEK